The Methyloceanibacter sp. wino2 nucleotide sequence CCTGCACGTAGCCATTGGCCGTCAGGCTTAAGGGGGTGCCGGTGTCGGAGGGACGCGTGTCAGGCTCGCTCTCGCTCTTTCCATCTCGCTCGGGGAGCAGGCGCTCGATGTCGTCGTCGAGAGTCTCGCCCACCCGTTCGATCGTGTTGTCGGCGATGATAGAGCGGGCGAGGTGATGCACGAACACCAGCAGCGCCACGAGGCAAAGCAGAACCAGAAGCGTTCCGATGCTGACCGCGAGGTTGGGCACCTGCTCGACATTGCCGTAGGCCCCGCGCAGAACCAGCAGCAGGTAGACGACCGTCGCGAAGAAGAGGCCGAGCGTCACTTGGGTACGGCGGTCCGCCATGAAGCTGCGGATGAGCCGCGGGCCCAGCTGCTGGGCTGCCAGTGTCAGCACAACCATCGTGATCGAGATGACCAGCGTCGCCATGGTGATCATGGCGGTGACGAGACTGGTCAGGAACGGCGGAGCTTCCTCGGCGCTGCCGCTGTAGAGAAACCAGACCGAGTTGTCGCCTTGGCTCAGCGGCAGATGGACCGCGAGCAGGGCGGCCGCGGCCGCGACGAGCACCATCAGTAGCGGGAGCGCCCAAAGGCTCATCCAGATGCGGTGCCAGGCTGTGAGAAGCCGTGTCAGCATGCGCGGAGCCTCAAAAGAGAAGACGATCGCCCATCGGTCATACGGCCAGTCATAGGGCAACCAACCGTTCGGGCCAAGCAACCTCGTGGCACGTCGGTTTGGCGGCAAGTGACTTGGATCTCGATGAATCAGCAGGCGGAGGACTTGCCCTGGCGGTCATCTTTGCCGGCCGCCGACCAGTAGCACCAGAAGCTCAGCTTCCGGATTTCCCTCCGAAAAGCAAAAGGCTAGGGCGTTGCTGCTCGCTTTCGCTCAGGCGACGTGCCGTTTCGTCCGCATCAATTTCATGACAACGCTGACAGCGCGGCTCTTTCGCGGTTATCATGAGCCTGAGGGTGCTGCTGAAAATACAACACAACGGAGCGCGTCTGGTTTCAGACGAGCGCCGTCGGCGGTGCGCTGCATGCCGCTAGGGGGAACCTCTTTCCTGGAGTGACGGGACGAAAGGATAAGGGACCATGACGTTAGGCGAGCGCGTCTATATCTATTGCGAACGGGGAACGAGCGAGGCCCTGTGGGCCGAGCCCATCAACGCCATTTCCAATGTCGGCTTCTTTCTAGCCGCTCTGATCTTCTGGCAGCTCGTCTTGTGGCGGCCGCCGGAGCAACGCAGCGCCGATCACTATCTGTTCGTGGCGCTCGTGTTTGCGATCTGCTTCGGCAGCGTCGCCTTCCATGTCTACGCGGATCGCGGCACCGAACTTGCGGACGTGATCCCCATTGCCGTGTTCATGCTGGTCTATCTCGGCTTCGCCTTGAACCGGTTCTTGAATGTGCCGCCCGGATGGACGGTTTTCCTGGTGGTGCTGTTCGCCGGACTGACGGCCGCGGCCACCCAGGTTCACTGCTGGGACGGCGGGGTCGGATTTGTGACCGGCGCGCCGGATGGGGCCAAGGTCTGTATGAACGGCAGTGTCGGCTATCTGCCGGCGCTCGGCGTGCTTGTCATCGTCAGCATGCTGCTGGCGGAGCGCCGCCACAAGGCTGCGCTCTATGTTCTGGCCGCGACGCTCGTCTTCGCGGCGTCGATCCTGCTGCGGTCGCTCGACATGGCCTATTGCAGCAGCATCGTGATCGAGGGGCGCAACACTGGCACGCACTTCATCTGGCATCTTCTGAACGCCGTCGTGCTCTTCCTGCTGATGCGCGCGAGCCTGGAAACGGGCACGAAGCCGCTACCGGAACCGGTCGAGGAAAAGCCTGACGACAAGGCCCCCGAAGCCAAGCCGGTGCCGGTGGCCACGACTGAGCCGGAGGCCAAGACTGAGCCCGAGGCTAAACTGGAACCTGAGGCCAAGCCGGAACCCGAGGAGAAGGCCGAAGCCGAGGCCAAGGAAGAGTCGAAGGCCGAGCCGGCAGAAGCGCCGTCCGAGGCGGACACCTCCAAAGAAGAGGCCCCCAAGGGCGACTCTTCGGAGGAGAAGCCTGCGGAGGACAAGTCTTCTGAAGACAAGCCTTCCGATGAAGAGCCCGCCAAGGAAGCGTCCGGGACCAAGAAACGCACCAAGAAGGCGCCCTCGTAAGGGGCGCCTTCACGTCCGCCGGGCGGGTGCCCTTAGACAAACCGTATCGCAACGGTTAGTAGGGCTATTCTCCAAAGCCAGGCCGCCCGTAGGGCGGTTCGGCTCCGGCGAGGGACGCGCGGCGCGCGTTCCGCTCGCTCCGCGGACGTGGTGGAATTGGTAGACACACAGGACTTAAAATCCTGAGGCCGAAAGGCCGTGCGGGTTCGACCCCCGCCGTCCGCACCAAAGGCTTCTAGCGACAACGCCGAAGCGATCACGGGCACTCGCTGTCGCGTACGAACCGGGCCTTGACCCAGCCCTTTGTGACGCCGTCTCCAGAGTAACGGCTGATGGGGCACCAGCGGCTGCCCCAAGGCCGGTCCAGGGGCACGCATTTGCCGTCCAGATGCAGGATGCCCTGGCCCTTGTTCGGGATCATGTCCACGATCGGCGCCTTGGACGATGCGCTCGCGCGCATGTTCAAGATATCGTCGGGCGCGACATTGACGATGTTCAGGCAGCCGGGGCCGGTGGTGGCGAATGACGGCGTAGAGGCGGCGAGGAAAACGAGGCTGGCGACGAGGACTCTGAGCATGATCGGATCCTTGGGTGCGTCGTGGGGGAGAGCGTCGTAGAGCGCGGGGAGAGTCGTGGCTCGGCTCCCTAAGACCGTTTCGGTCCTAGAGAGCCAAACCAGGGAGCCGGGTAGGCCTTCGCGGTTACGGGCAGTTGTTGCCTGTGCGCATGCATTCACGCATCCGGTCGCGCAGGTCGTCTTTCCAGTCCTGGGCATCTTCCGCGCCGGCGGACTTGCCTTCCTTCTGGCCGTTTTTCCAGCCGGCCTTGTAACCGACGTTGTAGCCCTTCTTGTAGTACTTCATGCATTCCTGCGCCGACAGATCCATGGTGCCCATGATCGTGTCGTTGAACGAGGCCTTGTAGGCGTTGTTGAAGCCGTCCGTGTAGCCGTCCTTCAAGCCGGCCGACTTGCCGCGCGAATAGCACTGCTGAGCACTCTCCGCCGCCGCGGGTACGGGCGCCGCGATCTCGGCGAACATGAAGCCGGCGAGGATGAGGAAGGCGAACTTCGAGAGAAAAGCAAACTTGGTCGTGGTCTGAGCAATCTGGGTCATGATGTGTTCCTTCGTGGGTTCAGGCTGTGTGTGCTGGCTTGTCCGCCAGAACTGGGAAGGAACGTACGGACGCCCGCCCGTTCGGTGTATGGGGTGGATCCCTCATATGACCGCTGGCGGTTTCCCACGGCGTGCGGCGGTCGTAGCCGGGCAACGAGGCCCGCAACAGTTGCGGGCGTTGCAGGTGCGGCTGTTTCCGATGGGCGCGATCTCATTCGCTCGGTCGAGTCCTATGACGCGTTTTGCTGACGCGCTGCACAATCGACAACCCTGATTGCGCATCGTACGCTTCCTTCAACAGCTGCCATCGAGAGCGCGACAGAGGGAGGAAGTTTGTGAACGAACAGCCGAAACGCGAGAGGTTTTTTGGTGGGTGTCCTCATGACTGCCCGGATACATGCGCCATGTACTACGAGGTCGAGGGCGGCAGGCTCGTCGACGTCCGGGGGAACAAGGAACATCCCATGACCCGCGGCGGGTTGTGCGTGAAGCTCAAGGACTTCCACGAGCACCACTACAATCCAGATCGCGTTTTGCACCCTCTGCGCCGCGCCGGCCCCAAGGGGAGCCGCAAGTTCATCGAGATATCCTGGGACGAGGCGATTGCCGAGATCCACGCGCGGTGGACGGACATTATCGATGAGTACGGATCGCAGGCGATCCTGCCCTACAGCTATCTCGGCAATGAAGGCTTGGTGCAGGGGCTGACCTGCGGCGATGCCTTCTTCAACCGTTTGGGCACGACCGTGAACGAAAAGACGTTCTGCGCGTCCGGCTCCTCGACGGCCTGGCTCTTGACCGTCGGGCCCACAGGCGGCGTCGACCCCGAGAGCTTCGTCCATTCTAAGTACATCGTGATCTGGGCCTGCAACTCCATCTCCACCAACCTGCATCACTGGCCGTTTGTGCTGGAAGCGCAGAAGAAGGGCGCGAAGGTTGTGGTGATCGACAGTTACCGGTCACGCACGGCAAAGGCCGCCGACTGGCACATCGCGCCCAAGCCCGGGACGGACGGCGCGCTCGCCATGGGCATCATCGCCGCCATGATCCGCGGCAATTACGTGGACGATGAATGGGTGCACGCGCACACGGTCGGCTATCCCGAGCTTGCGCAACGGGCGCTCGACTTCACGCCGGACTACGTGGAGGAGGTCACCGGCGTCTCCGCCGAGGACGTGGCCCAGTTCGCCCGCGAGTTCGCGAGCGTGCAACCATCCGTGATCCGCATGGGAGTCGCCTTGGAGCGGCACGCGGGCGGCGGCCAGACCATCCGGGCCGTGTGCGCCATTCCCGCGCTTGCGGGTTCGTGGCGGCATGTGGGCGGCGGCCTTCTGCAGATGCCGCTTTGGGAGTTCCCCATCGACTGGGGCAAGGTCTCGCGGCCCGAGTACATCCGCCCCCACACGCGCGTGGTGAACAATCTCCAACTGGGCCGCGCGCTCACCGGCGACATGCAGCTCGACCCGCCGATCAAGGGATTATTCGTGTACAACACGAATCCTGTCAGCCAAGCGCCTGAAACCAATCGCATTGTCGACGGGTTGTCGCGGGAAGATCTGTTCTTCGTGGCGGCCGAACATTTCGTCACGGATACGGCCGCGTATGCGGACATCATCCTGCCCGCGACAATGGCGGGCGAGCACGACGACATGATGTTCTCGTGGGGACACTTCTATTTGACCTTGAACGAGAAGGCGATCGAGCCGCGCGGCGAGGCCAAATCGAACGCGGAAATCTTCCGCCGTCTGTCCGCCGCTTTCGGGTTCGACGACGATCCGCGCTTCACTATGAGCGATATGGAGCTTGCGGAGCATTACATCCAATGGGATGCGCCGCAGATGGCCGGCATCGACATGGAGTACTTCCGTAAGCACGGCTATTTCCACCTCGCGGTCGGTACGCCTGACGACCGGCTGCCGCATGCGGAAGGGAACTTCCCGACGCCCTCGGGCAAGGTGGAGTTCTTCCTACACGGCGCCACGAACTTCGTCGCGCCGCCGTTCCGGATGATGTACGAGGACAAACAGTCCGGTGAGGATGTGGATTCGCTTCCTGGCTATCTGCCGCCGCGCGAATCTCCGGTCACCAACCGGAAGCTTGCGGACCAATATCCGCTCAACATCATCTCGCCGAAGAGCCACGGCTTCCTGAACTCGTGCTACGCCAACGAGCCGCACAAGATCAAAGGCCAGGGCGAGCAGTTCGTTCTGATGAACAAGGCCGACGCGAAGGCCCGTTCGATCCGCGATGGCGATCCCGTCAGGGTCTACAACGAGCGGGGCGACTTCGAAGGTTTGGCGCGCGTCACCGACGACGTGAACAAGGGCGTCATCGTCGCGACGCTGGGCTATTGGCGGAGCCTCAACCGGTCGGACGGTTCGGTGAACTGCATCAGTTCGGATGAGTTCGCGAGCTTAGGCCACGCGCCCACCTTCTCCGACAATCTGGTGCAGGTGAGACGCGTCAACTAACGCTTGGACTGTCGGCGGCCTGGTCTCTCGAGGCTAGGCTGCGGCATCCTTCGCGCGCACTTTCTGCAAGGTCGTGAAGCCTTCGAACTCGGGGTGGCCCTGATACAGGGGCTTGCCTTCGCCCGCCCGCGCATGCGCCTTGCGGAAGGCTTCCGAACGCGTCCACTCCTCGAAATCCGCTTGCGAACGCCAGATGCTGTGCGAGGCATAGAGCACGTGATCGTCGCGCTCGGGGCCCTTCAGGAGATGGAATTCGACGAAGCCTGGGACATCCTCGAGATGGGTCTCGCGCGACAGCCAGACCTGCTCGAAATCGTTTTCCGCGCCTTTGAGTACTTTGAACCGGTTCATGGCGATGAACATGCTTTGCGTCCTTCTCGAATTTGATGGCGCCCGGGCAGCCTCTCCGCCGGGCGCGCTTGGTAGTTAATTGACCGTCATTGGTTGCCTTTGGACGGGGCGTCCTCCGACTCCGGGGCAGGCGGTGCGTCGAACACCGACCAGCCCACCTTGCGCCCGGTCGGCGGCAGATTTGCCGCCTCGCTCTTGTCGAGCAAGAGATGGGCCTTTGCCACCATGAGCGCCGTGACCGGCGCCGTCAGAAACAGGAATGTCGTGATCAGCAGTTCCTGGATCGACAGCGCATTCCCCTTCAAGATGAAGTAGAGCATGGAGGCAATCAGCGTCGAGCCGATGCCGAGCGTCGTCGCCTTGGTCGGGCCGTGCAACCGCCGCATCAGGTCCGGCAGCTTGGCGAGGCCAAGCGAGCCGACGAAGAGAAAGAAGGCTCCCAGACAGATCAGGGCTGAAACCGCGATGTCACCGAAGTCGGTCATCGATCTACTCCATCACATTGCCGCGCAGGATGTACTTGCAGTACGCGACCGTTGTCAGGAAGCCGACCATCGCGAACAGCAAGGCGACTTCGAAATAGAGTTCCGTGCCCCAATAGATCCCGGCGAGAACGACAAGTCCGATCGCGTTGATCGTCAGCGTGTCGAGCGCGAGAATGCGCGTGGGCATGTCCGGCCCCACGAGGACGCGGTAAAGGCAGAGCAGCATGGCCGCGCTGATAGCGACGAAGGCGATGGCACAGGCGGTTTCGATCATCTCTCGAAGATCCTTTCCAGTCTGGTCTCGTAGCGGGCCTTGATCTCGGCCACGGTCTTCTCGGGGTCGTCCGTTTCAAGGCAATGGACGAGCAGTGCACGTCCGTCGGCGCTGAGCGTCGCGCTCACGGTGCCGGGCGTCATCGTGATGGTGCCGGCGAGGGCGGAGATGGCTTCCGGCGACTTGAGGTCGAGCGGGATGGTAACGAAGTGTGAATGCAGATCATCGCCCCGGCGGAACAGGATCAGATACGCGACCTGGAAGTTCGCGACGAAGATGTCCCACAGCACGATGAGCGCATAGGTGAGGATCGTCAGCGGGCTCTTGACCACGGGCCGGTCGGGCCAGAAGGCGCTCGTCGCGCGCGGAACCACGATGCCGAGGATCAGCCCCAGCACAGCTGCGCCCCAGGACACCCCGTTGAGCAGAATCCAGACGATCACGATCAGCACGGTCAGCAATGGATGGGGAACAAGCTTTCCGAACATCGTCAGTGCTCCTCCACCTGCGTGTCGGCCGGCACGGGCACGGCCGTGGCCTCATCGGCCGGCTCGGTAATCGGCCGCTCCGGTTCGGTGTTCTCGCGTGGCCCGAGGACCGCATCGACATAGTTCTGCGTGTCGAGCGCCTGGCCCGCGGTCGCATGCAGGGCCTTCACGGCGGGGCCCGCGAACACGGCGAGCATCAGGCTCGCGCCCACGAGAAACGCCACCACGACCATAGGCGTCTTGGATGCGGTTTCCCAGCCGGGCCCGGTCGTCTGACCGTCCGTCTTCCAGAAGATCGTGCTGCCGGCGCGGGCGAAGGCGATGGTCATCATCAATGAGGCCACGAGGATCGTGGTCCAGATCAGCCAGGCGCGCGGCGCTCCGTATGTCGCATCGAGAACCATAAGCTTGCCGATGAAGCCGGACAGCGGCGGCAGCCCCACGACCGCGATCGCCACCAGGAAGAACAGCGCGCCGAGGACCGGCGCTTGACTGATCGGGTTGCAGGGAACCAAGGCGTCGAGCTTGGTCGGACGGCGCGCGGCGATCAGATCGACGATCAGGAACAGGGCGGCGCCTGCGATGGTGCTGTGGACGAGGTAGTAGAGCGCGGCCGTCAGCCCATCGACACTGAACTGGCCGATGGCGATCAAGAGCGTGCCCATCGAGGCGATCGTGTTGAAGGCGGCCAGATCAAGCAGCCTTCGCGCGCCGAGCAGACCCGCCGTGCCGACAGCGAGGGTCACGAGCGCGGCCGGAACGACCCAGGGCGCGGCGACGGCGCCGAGTGCATCAGTGCTGGCGCCGTCGCTGAACACCGTTCCAAAGACGCGGATGATGGCGTAGGCGCCCACCTTGGTCATGATCGCGAAGAGCGCGGCGATAGGTGCTGAGGCGGCGGCATAGGTCGCCGGCAACCACCAGTGCAGCGGGACGAACGCGGCCTTGATGGCGAAGACGAGCAAGAGCAGAAGTGCGCCCGTCTGCAGCAGCGCCTGGTCGTTTTCCGCGACCGCGCGCGCCTTGACGGCAAGGTCCGCGAAATTGAGCGTGCCGGTCACGCCGTAGATCAGGCCGACAGCGATCAGGAACAGCGACGAGGCGATGAGGTTGATCGCCACGTACTGGAAGCCCGCGCGCAGGCGCTTCGCGCCGCCGCCATGCAGCATGAGGCCGTACGAGGCGATCAGCATGACCTCGAAGAAGACGAAGAGGTTGAACAGGTCGCCCGTGAGGAAGGCGCCGTTCAAGCCGAGCAGCTGGAAATGGAACAGCGCGTGGAAATGACGGCCGCGCCTGTCCCATCCGGCGATCGCGTAGAGCAGCACGGCCAGCGCAAGCCCAGCCGTGAGCACGAGCATGGTCGTGGAGAGACGGTCGATGACGAGCACGATGCCGTACGGCGCCGGCCAGGCGCCGAGGCGGTAGGCGTCCGTCTCGCCATCGCTGACGGCG carries:
- a CDS encoding ceramidase domain-containing protein; this encodes MTLGERVYIYCERGTSEALWAEPINAISNVGFFLAALIFWQLVLWRPPEQRSADHYLFVALVFAICFGSVAFHVYADRGTELADVIPIAVFMLVYLGFALNRFLNVPPGWTVFLVVLFAGLTAAATQVHCWDGGVGFVTGAPDGAKVCMNGSVGYLPALGVLVIVSMLLAERRHKAALYVLAATLVFAASILLRSLDMAYCSSIVIEGRNTGTHFIWHLLNAVVLFLLMRASLETGTKPLPEPVEEKPDDKAPEAKPVPVATTEPEAKTEPEAKLEPEAKPEPEEKAEAEAKEESKAEPAEAPSEADTSKEEAPKGDSSEEKPAEDKSSEDKPSDEEPAKEASGTKKRTKKAPS
- a CDS encoding molybdopterin-dependent oxidoreductase is translated as MNEQPKRERFFGGCPHDCPDTCAMYYEVEGGRLVDVRGNKEHPMTRGGLCVKLKDFHEHHYNPDRVLHPLRRAGPKGSRKFIEISWDEAIAEIHARWTDIIDEYGSQAILPYSYLGNEGLVQGLTCGDAFFNRLGTTVNEKTFCASGSSTAWLLTVGPTGGVDPESFVHSKYIVIWACNSISTNLHHWPFVLEAQKKGAKVVVIDSYRSRTAKAADWHIAPKPGTDGALAMGIIAAMIRGNYVDDEWVHAHTVGYPELAQRALDFTPDYVEEVTGVSAEDVAQFAREFASVQPSVIRMGVALERHAGGGQTIRAVCAIPALAGSWRHVGGGLLQMPLWEFPIDWGKVSRPEYIRPHTRVVNNLQLGRALTGDMQLDPPIKGLFVYNTNPVSQAPETNRIVDGLSREDLFFVAAEHFVTDTAAYADIILPATMAGEHDDMMFSWGHFYLTLNEKAIEPRGEAKSNAEIFRRLSAAFGFDDDPRFTMSDMELAEHYIQWDAPQMAGIDMEYFRKHGYFHLAVGTPDDRLPHAEGNFPTPSGKVEFFLHGATNFVAPPFRMMYEDKQSGEDVDSLPGYLPPRESPVTNRKLADQYPLNIISPKSHGFLNSCYANEPHKIKGQGEQFVLMNKADAKARSIRDGDPVRVYNERGDFEGLARVTDDVNKGVIVATLGYWRSLNRSDGSVNCISSDEFASLGHAPTFSDNLVQVRRVN
- a CDS encoding antibiotic biosynthesis monooxygenase, whose amino-acid sequence is MFIAMNRFKVLKGAENDFEQVWLSRETHLEDVPGFVEFHLLKGPERDDHVLYASHSIWRSQADFEEWTRSEAFRKAHARAGEGKPLYQGHPEFEGFTTLQKVRAKDAAA
- a CDS encoding Na+/H+ antiporter subunit G, whose product is MTDFGDIAVSALICLGAFFLFVGSLGLAKLPDLMRRLHGPTKATTLGIGSTLIASMLYFILKGNALSIQELLITTFLFLTAPVTALMVAKAHLLLDKSEAANLPPTGRKVGWSVFDAPPAPESEDAPSKGNQ
- a CDS encoding K+/H+ antiporter subunit F — translated: MIETACAIAFVAISAAMLLCLYRVLVGPDMPTRILALDTLTINAIGLVVLAGIYWGTELYFEVALLFAMVGFLTTVAYCKYILRGNVME
- a CDS encoding Na+/H+ antiporter subunit E, coding for MFGKLVPHPLLTVLIVIVWILLNGVSWGAAVLGLILGIVVPRATSAFWPDRPVVKSPLTILTYALIVLWDIFVANFQVAYLILFRRGDDLHSHFVTIPLDLKSPEAISALAGTITMTPGTVSATLSADGRALLVHCLETDDPEKTVAEIKARYETRLERIFER
- a CDS encoding monovalent cation/H+ antiporter subunit D, whose translation is MTAPHIATSWIIAPAILPAITAAIMILVRRRDIEMQRVLSVASTVALLGIALFLYHAVSDGETDAYRLGAWPAPYGIVLVIDRLSTTMLVLTAGLALAVLLYAIAGWDRRGRHFHALFHFQLLGLNGAFLTGDLFNLFVFFEVMLIASYGLMLHGGGAKRLRAGFQYVAINLIASSLFLIAVGLIYGVTGTLNFADLAVKARAVAENDQALLQTGALLLLLVFAIKAAFVPLHWWLPATYAAASAPIAALFAIMTKVGAYAIIRVFGTVFSDGASTDALGAVAAPWVVPAALVTLAVGTAGLLGARRLLDLAAFNTIASMGTLLIAIGQFSVDGLTAALYYLVHSTIAGAALFLIVDLIAARRPTKLDALVPCNPISQAPVLGALFFLVAIAVVGLPPLSGFIGKLMVLDATYGAPRAWLIWTTILVASLMMTIAFARAGSTIFWKTDGQTTGPGWETASKTPMVVVAFLVGASLMLAVFAGPAVKALHATAGQALDTQNYVDAVLGPRENTEPERPITEPADEATAVPVPADTQVEEH